GTCCTCAAACGACATAGACTTCCAGATCGTCCAACCTCTTTCtcgactcatcctcgatgaaccgatccccagtcggttcaagatgccacacgtggagccttacgacggcttcaccgacccggttgaccacctggagagctataaggctctcatgacgatccaaggggcaaccgacgctcttctttgcatcggcttctccgccacgcttcgcaaagctgccagggcctggtactccgatcttcgatcaggaagtatccactcctttgggcagctcgagcactcttttgtggcccacttcagcaccagccggaagccgccacgaacctcggacagcctttttttcctcaaacagggagaaaacgagatgctccgatacttcgtgatgcgattcaacgaggccacgcttgaggtccgggacctcaatgaagacatggccatttcggccatgaagcggaggctgagggcatcccgattcacatattccttggacaagaccctcccccggacatacgccgaactgctggagcacgcgtacaagtacatgcgcacagacgaaggagcttctgaccagCGTCTGACCGAGTCCAAGGGTCCGAAggaaaagcgaaggaagggtcgggacccagccgagcctagcaggcccccgaccgacggtcgggtctcaccccctcGACGGAACCAGAGGTCGCCTCGACGGCGGAGTCCAAGGCTGACACGTCCCAGGTACGACTCCTATACTCCTTTCTCTGCTTCTCGTGCataaattttgatggagatcgaagaggaagaatacctgcgacggcctctgcctctgaaggcaaagggtctcgaccgacgaaagtactgtcgattccatcagGGCCACGGCCATAATactgagcaatgcatccaacttaaggatgagattgaagccctCATATGCTGAGgatatctcggcaagtttcggaGGAATCCGTCGACCCGGCTCGTCGCCGACCAACGACCCCatccgactgaagaagcgacgaatAACCAAccaacggccggggtcatcaatatgatttccaaatgaCTGGGCCcagggacgtctgctggaggggagccgacgaagaagccgCACCcggatgatgtaattacttttacagatgaagatgatcGGAGCAttcaaactccccatgacgacgctgttgttgtctcggcaataatagcaaattatgatgtaaaaagaatctttatagataatgaaagttcaacgaacgttttattttactcgaccttctcccagatgcgactgtcgaccgaccgactcaagggAGTCTCTACCCCCTGATAGGCTTTGCTGGAGATGTTGTCACGGTGGAAGGCgaagttactttgcccgtgaTGATTGAAACCGAACCACGACAGAGCACAGTCCACTTaacctttgcggtcgtccaagtgccgtcggcctacaatgccatactcggaagacccggactaaatgccctcagggcgatagtttcgacgtatcacCTCCTAGTTCGATTTTCGACTAGGAATGGAGTTGGGGAGATGCGCAGGGATCAGCAGCTCGCTCGGCaatgctttcagatctctgctcaaagcgacgaatcgaagggccccctgacggtcgacaagttggaccaacgggaagaagaagaacggggtgaaccgaCCGAATAGCTCGTTCTCATCTCGATAACAGAGAATCctgaccgaaaggtatgggtcgggtctcaattacccgaccccaAGCGATGACAGTTGGCGGAGCTACTggaggccaatgccgacatattcgcctgatcggcagtggatatgtcgggcatccctctggagacaatgacacaccgactcaacatcgacccagcggtgaggccggtgaggcagaagaaacggTCTTTTGCTCTTGAAAGACAGAAGACCATCGATgaagaggtggacaagctactcgaggcaggcttcatcagagaaactacataccctgattggctcgccaacgtcgTCATGGTCAAAAAGGCCAACGGGagttggaggatttgcatcgactataccgacctaaaccatgcctgtccaaaggacagcttcccactcccaaagatcgaccagttggtagacgcgacgtccggcCACCGACTGCTCAGTTTCATGGATGTTTTtgccggatacaatcagatccgaatggcacccgaagacgaggagcacaccgccttCGTGACCGCAAAGGACCTCTACTGCTACAGGATAATGCCCTTCAGACTAACGAACGTCGGAgctacctaccagcgacttgtcaataaggtcttcaaagatcagatcgggcgcaacatggaagtgtatgtggacgacatgctggtaaagagtgcacAGACTATAGATCACATTCGCGATCTCGAGAAAACTTTTCGtactctacgacgacaccggatgaagctgaatccgactaagtatgccttcggagaagtttctcgggttcctcatATCTCAATGTGGAATCGAGGCcaatcctgagaaaataaaggcatcatcgacatgcggcactcgggcatcaagaaggaggtccagcagttgAACGAAAAAATCACCGCCCTCagcgattcatctctcgatcggctgaaagatgcctcccgttcttcaaaaccctgaggcaggtgaaggacttctcttggtcggatgagtgccaacgggccttcaagGAACTAAAGAAATACCTGACTTCTCTGCCCCTACTCGTGAGGCCACAGGTCAGGGAGGTACTGTATCTTTACTTGGCTACCTCCCCGGAggcagttagctcggtgctcgtctgaGAGAGTGAGAACTGAGTCCACCAACTGATATATTACGTCAGCAAGGTGCTTCATGAAGCCAAGACTCGATACTCGAAggcagagaaaatgatattcgctctggtcatttcagcacagcggctccgtccatacttccaggcgcacgctatcgtggtcctcaccgaccaaccttTGAGAGCAATCCTGCACCACCCTGACACATCAGGACGGCTGGCGAAGTGGGCTGTGAGATTGAGCGAATTCGACATCCAATACCGACCGTGACCTGCTCTGAAAGCCTAGGTTCTGGCCGACTTTGTTGCGGAATGCCCAACGACCGATCGAGCGTCGGGAGAAGGGAGCCCCGAAGAGGTTGGGACCTCCGAATGTGACCCCGAttcaacctgggtgttgcacatcgatggagcctccaacgctcgagggagcggggccgggttcctgctcaccaactcggaagggatggtcactgagtacgccctccgatttgactttaaagcctccaacaatcaagccaagtatgaagcactcctcgccagcttgaggatggcgaaggagttgGGGATCAATAGCCTCCGAGTCTTCTCcaattctcagctgatcgtgggacagatcaagggcgaattcgaggtgcgagacccGGCTATGGCGAAATATCTctagaaggtgaaagatcttgtTGCGCGCCTTggatatttcgagatctcccacatccctaggttgGAGAACGCTCGGGCCGACACACTCTTCAAGCTCGCGACTTCAGCTTACGATGCTTTGGGCCGGACGTttgtggagaatctcgagcagtcgagcatcgacaaGGCCGAGGAAGTGCTACAGCTAGCGGccaaaccaagctggatggattcgATTGTTCGGTACCTGATCGACGGGATTAGCCCTGAAGGTCCCGCGGAGGCcagacggctccgatggtcgacctcccaatacgtgataatggatggccgactctacaaaaggtcgttctcccttcccttactCAGATGCTTGGGACTGACCGATGCAgactacgcgctcagagaagtacacgaaggaatctgcagaaatcacttggggggcaaattcttggcctacaaagtcctgcggcaagattactactggcccaccatgaggaaggatgcagctgagttggttcggaaGTGTGAGCTgtgccaaaggtatgccaacatacaacaccgacccgccagccaGCTCGCTCCAgtcgtcgccccgtggcccttcgcccagtggagaatcgacatactcggactCTTTCCTCCGGCATCCAGCCAaaagaagttcatagtcgtcgccatcgactacttcaccaagtgggtggaagccaagcctctggcgcagattaccgagcgaaagatggaggacttcgttcagaagtccatcatcttcaggttcggattgccgcacactatTATCATcgacaatggacggcaattcgacaaccaggacttcagagacttttgtgcgagatttcatatcacgcaccgactgacctcgatcgggcacccacagtccaacagtgaagtcgaggtgaccaaccggaccattttGCATGGActaaaaacccgactgaatgaagccaagggcctctgggtcgaggagttgaactCCATCCTGTGGACATATCGGACGACACCTCGTGTCCCGATCGGGGAATCACCTTTCAATTTGGCATATGGGACGGAagcaatgataccgctcgagatcggactaccatcgactagagtcgagcagtatcaagagccagacaactctgagtgctggagggccgacctagacctcctaccCGAGCTTCAGAGCGAGGCTCAGCTTCacatggcttcttaccgacagaaggtagcccgatattacaacgccaaggtcaaaccaaagcttttcaggcctggggacctagtcctaagaaaggcagaagtctcgaagcctttaGACCAAGAGAAgttagctccgaactgggaaggaccctacaaagtagcggacacctacgggccgagggCTTACCGATTGGAGACTCTGGAAGGCAACCCCATTCCCCAgacctggaatgccgacaacctaaagttgtattaccaatgaactttgtatccACTCACTggaaatacaaattcagtttcaaaacttcagagtctggaatctcgactcttcgactgtgggtcgGCACTCGTCAAGAAGTGCGAACCCCCGACGTCCCGACGTGAACCTAACGTACCACTGGGGACCAACGGCCTGATCGTCGATAATGCATCGGACACTTAAAAGGGCCGATATATCCATGAcaatgggagttacactccttctacagtcaAAATCCTGGGCAAAACGATCGGCTGACTCACCGACTCTGTCTCGACCAAGAAAAGCAGAACGCCAACGCGACCAATGCCGCGTTCGCAacttaccgaccaggtcacgaccggtcgaaggatatttggcttaccACCGATTATCACACGACGCGACGTAAGTACCCGGCCTAGGTCTGGGCAATGTGAATCCGACTTATCATCGTTTCTCTGACTAAACGCGTCGGACGCCATTCGACTAAGCACCTCGAGCGATATTTGACTATCGGACCATATGAAATGATCCGACCATCGAACCATGCCCGGAGGACGGACGAATTTCGACCCGACGAACATGCCCGACTCACGACCGGGCAACAGACGTCCGACTTAAGCCCTCGATCGTCAGATTATACGACAATCGGGAGGCTGGTCCAAAGTCGGAATTCGCTCTGCCTTTGCTGCGGCGCGCGTTACCGAATGTCCTAACTAATCTACCGGGCTAGCGACTTATGTGTTCAAAAGTGTCCCACGACACATGAAAGAAGAGAGACATACAAAggagaagagtccaagttgaaaaGACTTTAACTTCAATCTCATTAAAGTTCGGGTTGAGTTTACAAAACCAGGCCGAAGCCCGAATACAAGTATGATAAATAgaagtaaagaaaaataaaagaccgACTAGTCCTCAGAATCGGCCTCTTCCACCGGGCGAAGACTGGGGACGGTCGGCGAATCTACTcgggcttcgagagtcagagccGCTTGACCTTCGGTGGCCTGCTCCGCATCTGCTTCGGCTTCCGCTGTGGTGGTGCGACCCCCCAGTgatgggtcggccgtctcctccgcagctggggcctccgactctggcggaACGATGCTGTCGAGGTTGAGCTCCGGGTACAAGCTTCGGATGGCTTTTCgaacgtcctcgtaccccactcggtatgagaggaagccgctctccagaagttcctccCGGTACTCTTTAGAGTCACGAAAGTCTTCTATAGCCCGACCCATGGCTTCCTTCACCGACTCCGCTTCCGCCctcgcgatgtctgcgtcggcctgagcgATGGACAGACTTTCTTCGGCCTTAGCAAGGTTCCCaaggcttactcggagctgctcgcattcggccttgagctccttggcgaagctgtccctcTCGTGGCGCAACCGACGGACAGTTCGAGACTTCTTCTTGGCGTCTTCCCGGGCCGACTGCAGCTCAGTCTCCGAAGTCGCCAAGGCGCCTGTGAGCCGGGAGACCTCCTCAGTAAGATGAgagatctccccctcaagccGGGCCTCCCGATCGATCGActgctgcagctggtcgaccagtatAACTTTATCGGCTTCGACGGCCGCGGCCTTGTCCTTCCAGGCCGCACGCAGATCGCTGAATCTTCGGTATctggcctccagctcggatatattGTAAATCAGCTGCGAGAGGCGAAACCGACCGTCAGAAGGTCGAACTTATGAGAAATGATAATGGAAACGAAGAAGAGGAAGACTTACccggatcatggtcgggtaaaacgAAGACAGCATGTCAGAGACACGCTGATTCTTCATGGCCTCAATATCGGCCAGAAGGATGAGCGCTtggcatagcctcctggccaagtcgtggttggccagggccgacactCCGTCGGACAGTGGAGAGTCGGTCGACGCCCCACCATCGGCCGACCTTCCTTCGTCACCGGACGCCATCGAGGCCTTCCCCCGTgcggacacccaggccctgaTATTGGAGAAGGAGGGCATGCTTGAGCCTGACCGGGTCCCTCCCGAGGGTGCGGCAGCAGCAGACGCGGGTGGCTCAGGCTCGCGCTTCTCCTCCCGAACCTCCTCTGCCGGCTGAGCAGCTGGCACGTCCTCGACCGATCCCTCGGTCGCCCTTCCTTCGGACGAGGCTGCTCCCTTGGTCgatggtccctcggacgggacttcgacagGCACTGTCGGCGCTGACAGTGCGATGACAGGCTCCGCCTCCACCCCAGCCGGCTCGCTCGGTGGAGCcacttgaggcctcttgggaggtcgCGATGGTCCGGCCCCTTGCGCCAGCCTCTTCCGCACAGCGTACTGCCGGAAGTCGCCTGCCGTCAGTCTCGCCCTCGGTGGCATATCTGCAGACGACGACAGATGATCAGCAcccaaaaagaaaggaaggaagaaaggaaggggAAAACAGAAGGCGAACCTAAGCGAGGGATCGGGCTGAGACCGGCGTCGTACAgagcctgctcggtgacgagctccctctgcttcgacaTCGAAATATCTTTCAGGAGGTGGAAGTCTTCCCGGTCCccggcttccacccgactgttctcgttcggttgggttcgggggtccccccaacgggcagggaacccccaaggaatagGCGAAGAgacaaaaaagaattggttcttccatccatgaatggatgacgGAAGTCCGATGATGAAagaaagccccttccgaggattaaagtaccaccaccctcgggctttagggtggggtcggaggacaaaaaatgcTCGAAAGAGTAAAATCCGAGGGatagtcggcaaaagccgacacagcagggcaaaactgactattagccgaatcgagttcggcgcaagttgtgccggacatagtccgtaatagtccagaatgttccggacgaactccaggaCCGAAAAGCGAAGATCGGCCCGaaggtcctcgacgtagaaggcGACCTGACCCTCAGGCGGGCTATTGATCCGACCgttggcaccaggggcgaacagtCGAAATTGCTCCgagatgcaatattgctcccggagccgatcgacgttcggccccgaaagtgaagagacctccacctccgaggTCGACCGAAGATCGTCAGTCAGATCCcccgaccgacctcctcttggagatgttctagccatggaCTAGGACAGAGGCAGAAAATGGGAAAAAGACGGGCAACGGGGGCAGGCCCCTAGGAAAAGAAAAGGGACCCCCAAAGAGGGAAGAAATGGAGATGGTTACTTGGAGCTGGGGACTGCACGCGCAGAGTTTCGACAGCAAATGGGGAAAGTGAAAACCTGGAGGCAGGCGAtcttgtatatatagtgccccctgaCGGTCGAGATGGAAGCACGATCAATGAGGAACTCCCAGATCGCACCACGTGGCGACATCCGGGCCATCTTTcagcccgacggttcgacgcacccgtcCTTAGATCGAGCCacatcacctccatccgctcgaaCAGATCCGGCCCAATGGCCACCTGCCACGTGGCGGAAAGGCCATGACATTTCGCATCCCCAAAGGGGCGACGGGAACGACGGTTTCCATTCCCAACGAGGCGGGACGTCTGACGCCGATGGgacgggacatctgacaccgatgggacatctgacaccgatgggacatctgacaccgatgAGACGTCTGATACCGGCGAATCGCCTGGCactcatgagacgcctgacaccgCATCAGCCAGCAGTGCGGTTGTCAGATTCGAGACTTAATGCGAtgggaatccactcctttcgcccgacgctGCCGTCCATACAAAGACATTAGCCAGcacaccatccgactcaggagtggaggggggcaactgttggggcataccgaccgaccccactcacgcTGATTCATCGTCGGGCCTACATGACCGATgtccgactctgccgaccgacggcTGCCGTCGCCGACCGACCGAATatacgtcggtcggacagaccttcTTCGCTCTCGATCGGCCGAACTATGGAgcccgatgcccgactcccacaACGCACCCGACTGACTGCCGGAGGGTTCCCGGGCTTCCGCCCGACGCCCCTCAACCAGCcgccgacctatagtcggtcggctcctccaaacgccgtacgactactGGAGGCTACCAGTCCTGACACCGCCATGCGGCACAGCCGCCTTGGGGTATTATCCCACttgaggcatgggtcaaccctagtgatttgacagcctcacggtgatttgacaacctcacggtggctctgacagtcctcgacgatttgacaattcttccattgtctgcgccattaatgacggcgccataccgcgctccactatatatattggAGAAGGCAAAAGTGATGGGAGGTCCTTTTCGAAACCCTtgaatccctcctcctctctagctctagctctcactctctctcgctgagctctccTTGATTCttgtctactgttgcctagtcttctctctgatttgaccgtcggagggtccccgccggagtcacctccggtcagtgcggatttcttttgcaggcgctcattcTCGGTGACCAGACGACGAgagaattggccgcaacagatataTATAGGATGGTTGCATGTGAAGTTATCGGATCACAGGGACCTGAGAGTGTCAACCAAGCGAGCGGAAGCTTTTTTGAAAGGAGAAAGGAAGAGATCCTTCTATAATCCATTATCGGAGCATTGAGGGTAacgttttttatgatttttataatttttctctcCGAAGTAAGAATGGATAACGTTGCAAAAATCTTATAGGAGAAACGATAGTTGTTAGTACCAAGCGGGATGGAGTTTGGCACCTGAAACAGATGACGGCCGTTGGGTGGGGGGGAGGCTGTAGAAGGATGGTGTGAGGGGAGGTGCAGTGGTGTAGGGGTGGGGGAGACCGGGGGAGAGTGTGGGGAAGGAGGGTGCAAAACTTTTTTCGCTAGAGCTTCTCTCTCTAGGATGTGCCATTGGGTATTATATTAACACTGTCCCCCTATTCAAGGCACCTTAGATGCTAAATATGGGCAAATAAAATATTTGCAAGGTTGAAGAGGAAAGGAGATCCATGGTGTGCATAGAAATTTTTAGGCTTCACAGAAAACCTAGTTGCAAGCGATACTTAAGCTTGTCACGTGAATTCAGAGtgcagtgtttttttttttttatttcctcaCTTTTTTCTATGTGCCTACATGCACAGGTTGGGAAGTTTTAAACGTATGTAGCCTTATCCTCAATTATGGAGAGGGTGTTTCTATGGTTGAAGCCCATGATCTCAAGATCACAATGGAACAATTTTATTATTGTATCATGATTTATCCTCGTACCTATAAATGATGGGAAGCGTATAAAGTGCAAACAGTCAGAGGACATTTTAAGATCATATCTTGTGGGAATGCTCTCAAATGTTATTAAATGTTGCCACGATATTAGTGGCATCTGTAATGCAAGACATGATTTGGAGTCCTTTCCATACTAACCATGTCAGGTACCAATGCTCGAAGATCACATCACGGCTTTGCGCTGAAAAAAATAGAGCAAGATTAGTATCTAGCTTCTAAGGCttaataatcaagaaaaaaaaagaagaatagaaCAAAAAAGATCTGCATTAGCCAATTTCTTTTTTTTTNNNNNNNNNNNNNNNNNNNNNNNNNNNNNNNNNNNNNNNNNNNNNNNNNNNNNNNNNNNNNNNNNNNNNNNNNNNNNNNNNNNNNNNNNNNNNNNNNNNNTCTTCGCTCCCTCTACTTCACCATTTTCCCCTCCGAGCCCTCAGGTGCTGTGCGGCTTTCTCCACAATCCCCATAGGCAGCGGTGGTGGCAAGACCCACGCggcatggcggtctcaggtctcGTTGGTGGGCTTTATCTTGCTCCTACTCGAGGGCCTGCTCGTGCTCATCCTTTGCTGCTCCATGACCTTCGTGATCGATTCATTATAATGTTGTCTTAACACGTGGCTAATGAAAAATTACTCTAAATCTTAGATGTCAATACAAAATTTCATCTTTAACACCATTGATCATTTTACTTTTATTACATAGATACCATAAAACTTGTGACTTACAAGGAGATTGATCAGCTATTTGACTCACTAATGACTTGATGGATGATCCATTAATTTGTTTGTTTTTTGGCAATTGGGATCTCCCATTTCTACCCGATGTCTCCATGTTAAAGATCAGATCAGGGCTAAGAAGTCCATTCACAGAAACTCAACTTACATGGCTGTTTGAGGCAAGTAGTAAGAATCAAATGGACTAAGCCAAACACAGCAACATGACACCGATGTCAAGCCATGTTTTGATGTGGGGTGAGCTATCTAATATTAAGATGTCATACATGACCAAGGCTTAAATACGAGAATAAAGATCaatgctgatttttttttaaaattttgttactATATTATGTTATAGGATCTGACTCCATGAATTAGTTACAACTCAATTTATCAAAGACAACTAGGCGGCTCAACAAATCGATAAGCAGTGCCATCAGTATGTTTACAAGATGACTCCGCTGGCTCTTTTTGTATGTGAGCTTGATGTCCTGCAGCTCTAACCCGCTGCATGGATTGGCGCACTGCAATCAAAATTTGCTGTCCCAGTGATGCAGATGATCTTGTATATCACTGTAAGTCACCTGGCTGATCTTTATGCCAGAATTCTGCAAGGGGAACCCAAATCTTTGGGTAAGAAACCAGTCATTCATCTAAAGTTCGAAAAGAAATTAGTAAGAATTTCATATATCAGCTCAATCAGACTATTGAGCCAAgctgaaatttttaattatgtGGGCAGGCTGGTACATATCAAACTGGATACGTTGGTGAATAGATCGGGTCACAATATGGAGCCAAAATATATAACAAACAGAATAACATAATCTTTGCATTTCTTGGATCAATGCACACCGCTAGCATAACACATTTTGATTGGACTAACTCATGTGAAACGAGTGTGAATCTTTTAGCATGCATCATGCGCATCATCCATCACATGATGGATGGTCATAAATGAACATGAGTTGTAGAATGCACATCATGCATGATCGTATAGAATCATTCATCATGTAATGGGTGGTGTATATGATGCACCGCACCATATGGTGTATCGCCAACACCGCATGTTCACTTGTGCACATGAATACCAAGTACGGTAGGATATGTTGGCCGCCGCGGCCAGACCACAAACCCACACCCCCCACCCCATCCCCCAACTTGACAGATTTACCCCTGGACTTGGGCATAAGTTTTTTTACCTGCTCAGGGCATCCTCTCTCCTCGGGGCAGTAATTCTGGTCAATGATTATGGGGTTTCGGACATTTTGCATCAACGCGTGCTCGAACACCACTCCCTTAACGAACCCGTCGCTCGGCCTGCCCCACGTCTTGATCCGCAGCCCGTTTTCCGTTCCCGTGAACACCGCCGTCTTCACCGTTACGTTCTCCGTACCCCTCTCGTCAAACCCCTTCCCCAGGCTCCAATGCTGCCAGAAACCAAAACCACACGTGCATGGGCATGTTAGACTTAGAACACTAAAAGGCTCCCACACGTGCGAAACATAATTTGATCATCCTTAGCTACAAGACAAGCGATGGTGTGCCTCCACCATGCACATGTAATGCAATACATGTTCACTCACCTTATGCCATGTCCAGGCCCACAGGTGACCTGCTCGATCCATAGGTTCGCTGTGCCAGGGCCGATAGAGATGCAGTCGTCGCCTGTCTTGATGCCGGTCCTCATGATCGTGACGTCGGTTGATGCCTGGACAAAACACCATCGGTGTTAGGGCTGTTCCCTGGAGCTATGATCTTGACACCTTGCACCGTTACCCCTTGGCAATTGTCGATTACGATGTGGTACAGCTCGCTGTTGATCGACGTCAACCCACTGATAATGATGTCCTTAGAGTTTCGAAATTAATGTCAAAGACTGCAAGAAGAGGAACATGGTGATTAGGTTAATGATCATATAGTTGAGACAGTTAAATAATTATAGGCAAGGAAAACTTGTGAGAGCTCGGGGGCCATTTCACAAATGCTAGCACGTACAGTTGCACCATCTGGACAGTTCCCACCACCAGCCTTGCAGGCCCAGAAAGACGAGCCACGGCCATCGAAGGTCCCCCCATACACCGAGACACCGTCGACGTGA
The DNA window shown above is from Elaeis guineensis isolate ETL-2024a chromosome 8, EG11, whole genome shotgun sequence and carries:
- the LOC105049852 gene encoding polygalacturonase-like, whose amino-acid sequence is MVFCPGINRRHDHEDRHQDRRRLHLYRPWHSEPMDRAGHLWAWTWHKHWSLGKGFDERGTENVTVKTAVFTGTENGLRIKTWGRPSDGFVKGVVFEHALMQNVRNPIIIDQNYCPEERGCPEQNSGIKISQVTYSDIQDHLHHWDSKF